Proteins from one Macrobrachium rosenbergii isolate ZJJX-2024 chromosome 14, ASM4041242v1, whole genome shotgun sequence genomic window:
- the LOC136845839 gene encoding RWD domain-containing protein 1-like gives MAALRCDDKDDEKNKKLTGRELFMRDKTLNESDLSFLGEGESEVTVDESLFQDLDDLDLEDVTTLMKIMYQEWKRNFQTS, from the exons ATGGCAGCCTTACGTTGTGATGacaaagatgatgaaaaaaataaaaagctaactGGCCGAGAGCTCTTCATGAGAGATAAGACATTAAATGAGTCCGACTTGAGTTTCTTGGGTGAAG GAGAATCAGAGGTAACTGTAGATGAAAGTTTATTCCAAGATTTAGATGACCTGGATTTAGAAGATGTGACGACATTGATGAAGATTATGTACcaggaatggaagaggaactttCAGACCagttaa